In Prunus dulcis chromosome 2, ALMONDv2, whole genome shotgun sequence, a single genomic region encodes these proteins:
- the LOC117617674 gene encoding histone H4: MSGRGKGGKGLGKGGAKRHRKVLRDNIQGITKPAIRRLARRGGVKRISGLIYEETRGVLKIFLENVIRDAVTYTEHARRKTVTAMDVVYALKRQGRTLYGFGG; this comes from the coding sequence ATGTCTGGCCGTGGAAAGGGAGGCAAGGGCCTGGGCAAGGGCGGAGCCAAACGGCATCGTAAGGTCCTTAGAGACAACATCCAGGGCATCACCAAGCCTGCGATTCGAAGGCTCGCCAGAAGAGGAGGCGTGAAGAGAATCAGCGGCCTCATCTACGAAGAGACCAGAGGTGTTCTCAAGATCTTCTTGGAGAACGTGATTCGCGACGCCGTGACCTACACCGAGCACGCTCGGAGGAAGACGGTGACCGCCATGGATGTCGTCTACGCGCTCAAGAGGCAGGGTAGGACCTTGTACGGATTCGGGGGTTAA